Proteins encoded in a region of the Isosphaeraceae bacterium EP7 genome:
- a CDS encoding MFS transporter, translated as MPGLAVDHPSETPSKWNPLDALGLHRPELRAWAMYDWANSAMVTTIIAAVFPIFYSKVASHGLPTEVADRNFAWSSTIAMVIIAVVAPILGVIADQRPIKKKLLGSFMALGIAAVASMFFIAQGDWLLASVLFIVANIGANGSFVFYDAMLPHIADEHEIDRVSTAGYALGYVGGGLLLMANLAWILKPEWFGLPSGPNLTSAQASLPARLAFLSVAIWWLVFSIPLFLRVPEPKVRRVESQGSPIREAFARLGATFGELKKYRQGLLMLVAFLIYNDGIGTIFRMATIYGTSKGIDSSVMIASLVLVQFVGIPFAFLFGGLAGRFGSKNLILFTLVVYIFISILGYFMETSWHFVLLAILVGTVQGGSQALSRSLFAGLIPRDKSGEFFGFFAVMEKFAGIFGPALFAISIQLTGSTRNSILTVIPFFIVGGALLMMVNVEEGRKLAKAAEGSGTV; from the coding sequence ATGCCCGGACTTGCCGTCGACCACCCGAGCGAGACGCCTTCCAAGTGGAATCCGCTCGATGCGCTCGGCCTGCACCGGCCCGAACTTCGGGCCTGGGCGATGTACGACTGGGCCAACTCGGCGATGGTCACCACGATCATCGCGGCGGTCTTCCCGATCTTCTACTCGAAGGTCGCCAGCCACGGCCTGCCCACCGAGGTCGCCGATCGCAACTTCGCCTGGTCGAGCACCATCGCGATGGTGATCATCGCGGTCGTGGCGCCAATCCTGGGGGTCATCGCCGATCAGCGGCCGATCAAGAAGAAACTGCTCGGGTCGTTCATGGCGCTGGGCATCGCGGCTGTCGCCTCGATGTTCTTCATCGCCCAGGGTGATTGGCTGCTCGCGTCGGTGCTCTTCATCGTTGCGAATATCGGGGCCAATGGAAGCTTCGTCTTCTATGATGCCATGCTTCCTCATATTGCCGACGAGCATGAGATCGACCGCGTGTCGACGGCCGGTTATGCGCTCGGCTATGTCGGCGGCGGGCTGCTGCTGATGGCCAACCTGGCCTGGATCCTCAAGCCCGAGTGGTTCGGCCTGCCGTCGGGACCGAACCTCACGTCGGCCCAAGCATCGCTGCCGGCCCGACTGGCCTTCCTGTCGGTGGCCATCTGGTGGCTGGTCTTCTCGATCCCTCTGTTCCTCCGCGTGCCCGAGCCCAAGGTGAGGCGGGTCGAGTCGCAGGGCAGCCCGATCCGCGAGGCGTTCGCACGACTGGGAGCGACGTTCGGTGAGCTCAAGAAGTACCGGCAAGGCTTGCTGATGCTCGTCGCGTTCCTGATCTACAACGACGGGATCGGCACGATCTTCCGGATGGCCACGATCTACGGGACGTCGAAGGGGATCGATTCCAGCGTGATGATCGCTTCGCTGGTGCTCGTCCAGTTCGTGGGTATCCCGTTCGCGTTCCTGTTCGGCGGGCTGGCGGGCCGATTCGGCTCGAAGAACCTGATCCTGTTCACGCTTGTCGTCTACATCTTCATCAGTATCCTGGGATACTTCATGGAGACGTCCTGGCACTTCGTGCTGCTGGCCATCCTGGTCGGGACCGTGCAGGGTGGAAGCCAGGCGCTCAGCCGCTCGCTGTTCGCGGGCCTGATCCCTCGTGACAAGTCGGGCGAATTCTTCGGCTTCTTCGCGGTGATGGAGAAGTTCGCCGGGATCTTCGGCCCCGCGCTCTTCGCGATCAGCATCCAGCTGACTGGCTCGACCCGCAACTCGATCCTGACGGTGATCCCGTTCTTCATCGTCGGCGGGGCGTTGCTGATGATGGTGAACGTCGAGGAGGGCCGGAAGCTCGCCAAGGCCGCG
- a CDS encoding DUF885 domain-containing protein — protein sequence MRPSSMNWLFAPLALWLGAGTHAALASPPKADEPFAVFVERYFAAKFRENPSQGTAAGLHEYDTRLENLSRESIKARVADLHVQLDEVGEFDLDKLSPDDAVDARILEGQIRAELLDMDTLELWKTNPMIYAGLPGGAVDGLMKRDFAPPHERLRSLIARLKQVPAIHAAARANLENPPKEFTDLAIRMAKGSVGFFETSIPTWAKDAAGQDRPLAHEFEVANAAAIASLKAFASWLEADLKLRSKGKYAIGAEMFSKKLLYEELVDRPLPEILARGEAQLAKDYAAFVETAKLIDPKKSPAEVMTSLSDKHPTADDLIPSVRRSIDETRAFVAEKGIATIPSPVPPRIEETPPYARSGSFASMDTPGPFEAKATEAFYYVTPVEKDWDAKHAEEHLRLYNGPVVAMINIHEAYPGHYLQFLYAKSFPTKTRKLVFCGTNVEGWAHYTEQMMVDEGFGGGDRKIRLAQLQEALLRDCRYVVGIKLHTQGMTVEEGARLFVEKGFQEPANAYEESRRGAYNPTYLYYTYGKLQILDLRRDYLAKTGKTLREFHDAFVAQGGVPVDLLRGILLRETK from the coding sequence ATGCGACCCTCTTCGATGAACTGGCTCTTTGCACCGCTCGCACTCTGGCTCGGGGCCGGAACGCATGCGGCCCTGGCCTCGCCGCCGAAGGCCGACGAACCCTTCGCAGTCTTCGTTGAACGCTATTTCGCCGCCAAATTCCGCGAGAACCCATCCCAGGGGACCGCCGCGGGCCTCCACGAATACGACACCAGGCTCGAGAACCTGTCCCGAGAGAGCATCAAGGCAAGAGTCGCCGACCTCCACGTCCAGCTCGACGAGGTTGGTGAATTCGACCTCGACAAGCTCTCGCCCGACGACGCCGTCGACGCCAGGATCCTCGAAGGCCAGATCCGGGCCGAGCTGCTCGACATGGATACGCTCGAGCTCTGGAAGACGAACCCGATGATCTATGCGGGCCTGCCCGGTGGGGCGGTCGACGGCCTGATGAAACGCGACTTCGCCCCGCCCCACGAGCGTCTGCGCTCGCTGATCGCCCGCCTCAAGCAGGTCCCGGCCATCCACGCCGCGGCGCGTGCCAACCTGGAGAATCCACCCAAGGAGTTCACCGATCTGGCAATCCGCATGGCCAAAGGGTCGGTCGGCTTCTTCGAAACTTCCATCCCGACCTGGGCCAAGGATGCCGCAGGCCAGGATCGTCCGCTCGCCCACGAATTCGAGGTCGCCAACGCCGCGGCGATCGCCTCGCTCAAGGCGTTTGCAAGCTGGCTCGAGGCCGATTTGAAACTGCGGTCGAAGGGCAAGTATGCCATCGGCGCCGAGATGTTTTCGAAGAAGCTCCTCTACGAGGAGCTGGTCGACCGGCCCCTGCCGGAGATTCTCGCGCGAGGAGAGGCCCAGCTCGCCAAGGACTATGCCGCATTCGTCGAGACCGCAAAGCTCATCGACCCCAAGAAGTCGCCCGCGGAGGTCATGACGTCGCTCTCCGATAAGCACCCCACCGCCGACGACCTGATCCCCTCGGTCCGCCGCTCGATCGACGAAACACGCGCGTTCGTCGCCGAGAAGGGGATCGCCACGATCCCGTCGCCGGTCCCCCCTCGCATCGAGGAGACGCCCCCTTATGCACGATCGGGGAGCTTCGCCTCGATGGACACCCCCGGGCCGTTCGAGGCCAAGGCCACCGAGGCGTTCTACTACGTCACGCCGGTCGAGAAAGACTGGGACGCCAAGCATGCCGAGGAGCACCTGCGGCTCTACAACGGGCCCGTCGTGGCGATGATCAACATCCACGAGGCCTATCCCGGCCACTACCTCCAGTTCCTCTACGCCAAGTCGTTCCCCACCAAGACCCGCAAGCTCGTCTTCTGCGGCACCAACGTCGAAGGGTGGGCCCACTACACCGAGCAGATGATGGTCGACGAGGGGTTCGGCGGTGGAGACCGCAAGATTCGCCTGGCCCAGCTTCAGGAAGCACTCCTGCGTGACTGTCGGTATGTCGTGGGGATCAAGCTCCACACCCAGGGGATGACCGTCGAGGAGGGCGCCAGGCTCTTCGTCGAGAAGGGCTTTCAGGAGCCCGCCAATGCCTACGAGGAGTCGCGCCGCGGTGCCTACAACCCGACGTATCTTTACTACACCTACGGCAAGCTCCAGATCCTCGACCTGAGGCGCGACTACCTGGCGAAGACGGGTAAGACACTCCGCGAGTTTCACGACGCATTCGTCGCGCAAGGAGGCGTGCCGGTCGACCTGTTGCGTGGCATCCTCCTGCGCGAGACGAAATAG
- a CDS encoding ThuA domain-containing protein, translated as MLPRTRRLALLLTLGLGLVTTHESDADVPAQMKIVLVSGSEEYESDRTLAAFAESLRTTWPVKCVLLKAEGDSRLSGLEALDDADVALFFTRRLKIEGPELDRIKAYVASGKPIVAVRTASHGFQNWLAFDKEVLGGNYQGHYANEISQRATPVKGAEGHPILEGVHGIASRGSLYKTGPIAADATTLLVSKSPEATEPAAWIRERNGQRVFYTSLGAPGDFDNAGFRRMLVNALFWAANRPVTHADPVTPSEPPKAEGTLTLKVRGRVEAVKGSGLFADDLSERKVPVSETAIVICDMWDKHWCSGATARCGAIAARMNPVLDAARAKGIRIIHAPSECMDFYQGSPQRVRMQRAAKVTPPATAPDRSVEPPLPIDDKDGGCDTDDSMYLAWTRQTPLLTVAPEDGVSDSGVEIYNFLRQQGIKNLLIMGVHTNMCIMNRSFAIKQMTRWGINCVLVRDLTDAMYDPRDRPYVPHDEGTNLVVRHIEAYWCPSMTSGELLEGLPR; from the coding sequence ATGTTGCCGCGCACTCGCCGACTCGCCCTACTCCTGACCCTCGGACTCGGGCTCGTCACGACGCATGAGTCCGACGCCGACGTGCCGGCACAGATGAAGATCGTGCTCGTCTCGGGCTCGGAGGAGTATGAGTCCGATCGCACCCTGGCCGCGTTCGCGGAGTCTCTGCGTACGACCTGGCCGGTGAAATGCGTGCTCCTCAAGGCCGAGGGTGATTCCAGGCTGTCCGGGCTCGAGGCGCTCGACGACGCCGACGTCGCGTTGTTCTTCACGCGTCGCCTGAAGATTGAAGGGCCCGAGCTCGACCGGATCAAGGCCTACGTCGCCTCGGGCAAGCCGATCGTCGCCGTCCGCACGGCCAGTCATGGGTTCCAGAACTGGCTGGCATTCGACAAGGAGGTGCTCGGAGGCAACTATCAAGGGCATTACGCCAACGAGATCTCCCAGCGTGCAACGCCGGTAAAGGGTGCCGAGGGTCATCCGATTCTGGAAGGCGTGCATGGGATCGCTTCGCGGGGGAGCCTGTACAAAACGGGCCCGATCGCCGCGGATGCGACCACGCTGCTCGTCTCCAAGAGCCCCGAGGCGACGGAGCCGGCGGCGTGGATCCGCGAGCGTAATGGGCAGCGCGTCTTTTATACGTCGCTGGGTGCGCCGGGGGATTTCGACAACGCGGGCTTCCGCAGAATGCTGGTCAACGCCCTCTTCTGGGCCGCCAACAGGCCCGTCACGCATGCCGATCCAGTAACCCCCTCCGAGCCGCCGAAGGCCGAGGGGACGCTGACCTTGAAGGTCCGTGGCCGGGTCGAGGCGGTCAAGGGGAGCGGCCTGTTCGCCGACGACCTCTCCGAGCGTAAAGTCCCGGTCTCCGAGACGGCCATCGTCATCTGCGACATGTGGGACAAGCACTGGTGCTCGGGCGCCACGGCTCGCTGCGGCGCAATCGCCGCCCGGATGAATCCGGTGCTCGACGCCGCCCGTGCCAAGGGAATCCGGATCATCCATGCCCCGTCGGAGTGCATGGACTTCTACCAGGGATCGCCTCAGCGGGTCCGCATGCAGCGGGCCGCCAAGGTCACTCCCCCCGCGACGGCCCCGGACCGATCCGTCGAGCCGCCGCTGCCGATCGACGACAAGGACGGCGGCTGCGACACCGACGACTCGATGTACCTGGCCTGGACGCGTCAGACCCCACTGCTGACGGTTGCACCCGAGGACGGGGTCAGCGACAGCGGCGTCGAGATCTACAACTTCCTCCGCCAGCAAGGGATCAAGAACCTGCTCATCATGGGCGTGCACACGAACATGTGCATCATGAATCGGTCGTTCGCCATCAAGCAGATGACCCGATGGGGGATCAACTGCGTCCTCGTCCGAGACCTGACCGACGCGATGTACGATCCCAGGGACCGGCCCTACGTGCCGCACGACGAAGGAACGAATCTCGTCGTACGGCACATCGAGGCCTACTGGTGCCCGTCGATGACGAGCGGCGAACTGCTCGAAGGCCTCCCCCGCTGA
- a CDS encoding enolase C-terminal domain-like protein — protein sequence MPKPTDVRPIAAELYFLPIKTRVPLKFGTEVTTEVTCARVRLTVADREGRTAVGWGETPLSVQWVWPAAGHFADRHRALKEFTSKLAAAYVAGPEFGHPIEVGHAFLEDGLPSLLDEFNEGRDDDPGPVPHLAALVCASAYDIALHDAFGVLHGVPIYQTYNAAWMNSDLSAFLEPAEGSRVSFHGLYPEDFLVEAPAALPAWHLVGGKDPVSAAELTGDEPDDGYPVLLRDWIRRDGLDCLKVKLRGDDPAWDSSRLVEIGRMAIEEGVSWLTTDFNCTVSDPAYVNAILDRLVRDEPRIYGMILYVEQPFPYDLEAHPIDVHSVSARKPLFMDESAHDWRLVRLGRSLGWTGVALKTCKTQTGALLSLCWAKAHGMTLMVQDLTNPMLAQIPHVLLAAHAGTIMGVETNACQFYPDASLPEMPVHPGLYRREQGVVRLDSISGPGFGYRVDEIRRELLPPVVAVSRGN from the coding sequence ATGCCCAAGCCAACCGACGTCCGGCCGATTGCCGCCGAGCTCTACTTCCTGCCGATCAAGACCCGCGTCCCGCTGAAATTCGGGACCGAGGTGACGACCGAGGTCACCTGCGCCCGGGTCCGGCTGACCGTGGCCGACCGCGAGGGCCGGACCGCCGTCGGCTGGGGCGAGACCCCCTTGAGCGTCCAGTGGGTCTGGCCCGCCGCCGGGCATTTCGCCGACCGGCATCGGGCGCTCAAGGAGTTCACCTCGAAGCTGGCCGCGGCCTACGTCGCCGGCCCTGAATTCGGCCACCCGATCGAGGTGGGCCACGCCTTCCTCGAAGACGGGCTCCCGTCGCTGCTCGACGAGTTCAACGAGGGCCGCGACGACGATCCGGGGCCGGTCCCACACCTCGCGGCCCTGGTCTGTGCCTCGGCCTATGACATCGCCCTGCATGACGCCTTCGGTGTCCTCCACGGGGTGCCGATCTACCAGACATACAACGCGGCCTGGATGAACAGCGACCTCTCCGCCTTTCTGGAGCCGGCCGAAGGTTCCCGGGTCTCGTTCCATGGCCTCTATCCCGAGGACTTCCTCGTCGAAGCCCCCGCCGCCCTGCCCGCCTGGCATTTGGTGGGAGGCAAAGACCCCGTCTCCGCCGCCGAGTTGACGGGCGACGAGCCCGACGACGGGTATCCCGTCTTGCTGCGAGACTGGATCCGACGCGACGGCCTCGACTGCCTGAAGGTCAAGCTCCGCGGCGACGACCCGGCCTGGGATTCCAGCCGCCTGGTCGAGATCGGCCGGATGGCGATCGAGGAGGGGGTCTCCTGGCTGACCACCGACTTCAACTGCACCGTCTCCGACCCCGCATACGTCAATGCGATCCTCGACCGGCTCGTCCGCGACGAGCCACGGATCTACGGGATGATCCTCTACGTCGAGCAGCCGTTCCCGTACGACCTGGAAGCCCATCCGATCGACGTCCACAGCGTCTCGGCACGCAAGCCCTTGTTCATGGATGAGAGCGCCCACGACTGGCGTCTCGTCCGCCTGGGCCGCTCGCTGGGCTGGACCGGCGTCGCGCTCAAGACCTGCAAGACGCAGACCGGCGCCCTCCTGTCGCTCTGCTGGGCCAAGGCCCACGGGATGACCCTGATGGTGCAGGACCTGACCAATCCGATGCTGGCCCAGATCCCCCACGTCCTGCTGGCTGCGCACGCCGGGACGATCATGGGCGTCGAGACCAACGCCTGCCAGTTCTACCCCGATGCCTCGCTGCCAGAGATGCCCGTCCACCCGGGCCTCTATCGCCGCGAGCAAGGCGTGGTCCGGCTCGACTCGATCTCGGGGCCGGGCTTCGGCTATCGGGTCGACGAGATCCGACGCGAGCTTCTCCCGCCGGTCGTGGCCGTGTCACGTGGGAATTGA
- a CDS encoding PSD1 and planctomycete cytochrome C domain-containing protein, giving the protein MSLAARFASLGSLCLWFTAAAMAGDGPGEEFFEKEVRPLLVARCQSCHGEAKQKGGLRLDSLPSALAGGGTGPAVVPGKPAESLLVDAIRYGELYQMPPKSRLPEAEVATLTRWVEMGAPWPASVAAAAKPSNHFDLTERARHWSFQPVRLAEPPRVADEAWPTGEIDRFLLSRLEAKGLKPAPDAGRVTLIRRTTFDLTGLPPTPAEVDAFMADMAPDAFAKVVDRLLDSPHYGERWARHWLDLVRFAETAGHEFDYDHLDAWRYRDYVIRAFNADVPYDRFVVEHLAGDLVPDPRRDPANGADESILATGFFLLGEGTHSPVDVREEQMRRVSDQVDVISKAFLGLTVACARCHDHKFDAISTRDYYALAGYLASSRHQHAPIDKRAEIAAKAAELRSIKSQFTEALPKRTSPETVAAPAADGSILFEDFGTPGFAGWTATGQAFGDGPSQPGAFRPNTVAEGPVGWEIPAGQAHSGLIADRLQGVLRSRTFSIGAKYVHVLAAGKGGRINFVIDGFEKIRSPIYGGLTMGIDAGDTPRWYSMKLEAWNGQRAYIELADGGTVIYEAAIPFYSNGDGYLAVDEIRFSDSATPPVITGRVPVAIDGRRDGDLDRRYVALASSVPAPEYAPALLDGDGEDERVHIRGSHKTLGPEVPRRSLEAFSGVDQPHPDKGSGRLELARRVASADNPLLARVMVNRLWQHHFGEGLVRSVDDFGKMGQAPSHPELLDWLASRFVEGGWSVKAMHRLILTSRAYRMSSQIDPASEPERIDPSNILLHRANLRRLESESIRDAILACSGSLKGDMFGPSVPVHLTEFMDGRGRPGSSGPIDGDGRRSIYQNVRRNFLAPLLTAFDSPPPASPMGRRNVSNVPAQALTMLNDPFVLGQAKLWAERVLAAGPRTSEARVELLYRTAFGRSPTADERAAALAFVQGAEDDAGAWGDLCHVLFNVKEFVFVD; this is encoded by the coding sequence ATGAGTTTGGCCGCACGATTCGCGTCGCTTGGCTCGCTCTGCCTCTGGTTCACGGCCGCTGCGATGGCCGGCGATGGCCCGGGCGAGGAGTTCTTCGAGAAGGAAGTGCGCCCGCTGCTGGTCGCCCGCTGCCAGTCGTGCCACGGCGAGGCGAAGCAGAAGGGGGGACTTCGGCTCGACTCGCTCCCGTCGGCACTGGCCGGCGGAGGCACCGGGCCCGCGGTCGTGCCCGGGAAGCCCGCAGAGAGCCTGCTCGTCGACGCGATCCGCTACGGCGAACTGTACCAGATGCCCCCGAAATCGCGGCTGCCCGAGGCCGAGGTCGCGACCCTGACTCGCTGGGTCGAGATGGGAGCCCCCTGGCCCGCGTCGGTCGCGGCCGCGGCCAAGCCTTCGAATCACTTCGACCTGACCGAACGGGCCAGGCACTGGAGCTTCCAGCCCGTCCGTCTCGCCGAGCCGCCCAGGGTCGCCGACGAGGCCTGGCCCACCGGCGAGATCGACCGATTCCTGCTGTCCAGGCTCGAAGCCAAGGGCTTGAAGCCCGCCCCGGACGCCGGGCGCGTAACCTTGATCCGCCGCACGACCTTCGACCTGACCGGGCTTCCGCCCACCCCGGCGGAGGTCGACGCCTTTATGGCCGACATGGCGCCAGACGCCTTCGCGAAGGTGGTCGACCGTCTGCTCGACTCGCCGCACTACGGCGAGCGCTGGGCCCGGCACTGGCTCGATCTCGTCCGGTTCGCCGAGACGGCCGGGCACGAGTTCGATTATGATCATCTGGACGCCTGGAGATATCGCGACTACGTCATCCGTGCGTTCAATGCCGACGTCCCCTACGACCGGTTCGTGGTCGAGCACCTGGCCGGCGACCTGGTGCCCGACCCCAGGCGCGACCCGGCAAACGGCGCCGATGAGTCGATCCTCGCCACCGGCTTCTTCCTGCTGGGCGAGGGGACGCATTCGCCGGTCGACGTCCGCGAGGAGCAGATGCGTCGTGTGTCCGACCAGGTGGACGTGATCAGCAAGGCCTTCCTCGGCCTGACCGTCGCCTGCGCCCGCTGCCACGACCACAAGTTCGACGCCATCTCGACCCGCGACTATTACGCGCTGGCGGGCTACCTCGCCAGTTCGAGGCATCAGCACGCCCCGATCGACAAGCGGGCCGAGATTGCCGCCAAGGCGGCCGAGCTCAGGTCGATCAAGTCGCAGTTCACTGAGGCGTTGCCCAAGCGGACGAGTCCCGAGACCGTCGCGGCCCCCGCGGCCGACGGCTCGATCCTGTTCGAGGACTTCGGGACGCCCGGGTTTGCGGGCTGGACCGCGACCGGGCAGGCCTTCGGCGACGGCCCCAGCCAGCCGGGCGCATTCCGGCCGAACACCGTCGCCGAGGGGCCGGTCGGCTGGGAGATCCCCGCGGGCCAGGCCCACAGCGGCCTGATCGCAGACCGGTTGCAGGGCGTCTTGCGGTCGAGGACTTTCTCCATCGGGGCGAAGTATGTCCATGTCCTCGCGGCGGGAAAGGGTGGGCGGATCAACTTCGTGATCGACGGCTTCGAGAAGATCCGCAGCCCGATCTACGGCGGCCTGACTATGGGCATTGACGCCGGTGACACGCCCCGCTGGTATTCGATGAAGCTTGAGGCCTGGAATGGACAGCGGGCCTACATCGAGCTTGCCGACGGCGGCACGGTCATCTATGAGGCCGCCATCCCGTTCTATTCGAACGGCGACGGATACCTCGCGGTCGACGAGATCCGGTTCTCCGACTCGGCCACACCGCCGGTCATTACGGGACGTGTCCCGGTCGCCATCGACGGGCGTCGAGATGGCGATCTGGACCGCCGATATGTCGCGCTGGCTTCCTCCGTCCCCGCCCCGGAGTACGCGCCGGCGCTGCTCGACGGCGACGGCGAGGACGAGCGAGTTCACATCCGGGGGAGCCACAAGACGCTGGGTCCCGAGGTTCCTAGGCGCTCGCTCGAGGCCTTCTCGGGCGTCGATCAGCCGCACCCGGACAAGGGGAGCGGTCGACTCGAACTGGCCCGGCGGGTGGCCTCGGCCGACAACCCGCTGCTGGCCCGGGTGATGGTCAACCGGCTCTGGCAGCATCATTTCGGCGAGGGCCTGGTACGGTCGGTGGACGACTTCGGCAAGATGGGGCAGGCTCCCTCGCATCCTGAGCTGCTCGATTGGCTGGCGAGCCGATTCGTCGAGGGGGGCTGGTCGGTCAAGGCGATGCATCGCCTGATCTTGACGAGCCGGGCCTATCGGATGTCGAGTCAGATCGACCCGGCGTCGGAGCCCGAACGAATCGACCCGAGCAACATCCTGCTGCACAGGGCGAACCTGCGAAGGCTGGAATCGGAGTCGATCCGCGACGCGATCCTGGCCTGCTCGGGCTCGTTGAAGGGCGACATGTTCGGCCCGAGCGTGCCGGTGCACCTCACCGAGTTCATGGACGGCCGGGGTCGTCCCGGCTCGTCGGGGCCGATCGACGGCGACGGCCGGCGGAGCATCTACCAGAACGTCAGACGTAACTTCCTGGCTCCTCTGCTGACGGCCTTCGACAGCCCGCCGCCCGCCTCTCCCATGGGCCGGCGGAACGTCTCCAACGTGCCGGCCCAGGCCCTGACGATGCTCAACGATCCGTTCGTGCTGGGCCAGGCCAAACTCTGGGCGGAACGGGTTCTGGCCGCAGGACCTCGGACCTCGGAGGCTCGGGTTGAGCTGCTCTACAGGACCGCCTTCGGGCGCAGCCCGACGGCCGACGAGCGGGCCGCGGCGTTGGCGTTTGTCCAGGGGGCTGAGGACGACGCGGGCGCCTGGGGCGACCTCTGCCACGTCCTGTTCAACGTCAAAGAGTTCGTCTTCGTCGATTGA
- a CDS encoding DUF1501 domain-containing protein: protein MHCGRFVDRPLSRRDMLIRSANGFGALALTGLMGERAYGDRLAAIDAPGHPPVRAKAVICLFMDGGPSQVDTFDPKPRLDREHGEAIKVKTQPTQFDNVGKVLKSPWAFRQYGQSGTPVSDLFPATAKHVDDMAVVRSMVSSFSEHTAANYFMHTGSGLQGRPSHGAWVTYGLGSECKDLPGFVVLNGGLIPPGGLDCFTNGFLPATFQGSIFKPGEQAVANLKSADADAGVRRRKMELLGRLDRGVLGRIGHHDALEASIANDELAAKMQIAVPELTEITGESAATRRLYGLDDPYPHTQIYGRQCLLARRMVERGVRFIEVLCPNVGTDRWDQHGNLVKGHADNARATDVPIAGLLTDLKARGLLDSTLVIWGGEFGRTPMAQGTDGRDHNPFGFSMWLAGGGIKGGVIHGATDDYGYHAVQDKVEIHDLHATMLHLLGVDHTKLTARFGGRDMRLTDVHGEVVRGIVA from the coding sequence ATGCACTGCGGACGATTCGTCGACAGGCCGCTCAGCCGGCGCGACATGCTCATCCGGTCGGCCAACGGCTTCGGCGCCCTGGCCCTGACGGGCCTGATGGGCGAACGCGCCTACGGCGACCGGCTCGCCGCGATCGACGCGCCGGGGCACCCGCCCGTCCGAGCCAAGGCGGTGATCTGCCTGTTCATGGACGGCGGGCCGAGCCAGGTTGATACCTTCGACCCGAAGCCGAGGCTCGACCGCGAGCACGGCGAGGCGATCAAGGTCAAGACGCAGCCGACCCAGTTCGACAACGTCGGCAAGGTGCTCAAGAGCCCCTGGGCCTTCCGCCAGTACGGCCAGAGCGGCACGCCGGTCAGCGACCTGTTCCCGGCGACCGCCAAGCATGTTGACGACATGGCGGTGGTCCGGTCGATGGTCTCGTCGTTCTCCGAGCATACGGCCGCCAATTATTTCATGCATACGGGGTCGGGGCTTCAAGGTCGACCAAGCCACGGGGCATGGGTCACTTATGGGCTGGGAAGCGAGTGCAAGGACTTGCCGGGGTTCGTTGTGCTGAACGGCGGCCTGATCCCGCCGGGCGGGCTCGACTGCTTCACCAACGGCTTCCTGCCGGCCACCTTCCAGGGTTCGATCTTCAAGCCGGGCGAGCAGGCGGTCGCCAATCTCAAGTCGGCCGATGCCGATGCCGGGGTGCGTCGTCGCAAGATGGAGCTGCTGGGCAGGCTGGACCGCGGGGTGCTGGGGCGGATCGGCCATCACGATGCGCTGGAAGCTTCGATTGCCAATGATGAGCTTGCGGCCAAGATGCAGATTGCGGTGCCCGAACTGACGGAAATCACGGGGGAATCGGCGGCGACCAGGCGGCTGTACGGGCTCGACGATCCTTATCCTCACACTCAGATCTATGGTCGGCAATGCCTGCTGGCCCGGCGGATGGTGGAGCGCGGTGTGCGGTTCATCGAGGTCTTATGCCCCAACGTCGGGACCGACCGTTGGGACCAGCACGGCAACCTCGTCAAGGGGCATGCCGACAATGCGAGGGCGACCGACGTGCCGATCGCGGGGCTGCTGACCGACCTGAAGGCCAGAGGGCTGCTCGACTCGACACTGGTTATCTGGGGCGGAGAGTTCGGCCGGACCCCGATGGCTCAGGGAACCGACGGGCGAGATCACAATCCGTTCGGTTTCTCCATGTGGCTGGCGGGAGGTGGCATCAAGGGGGGCGTCATCCACGGGGCCACCGACGATTACGGCTACCATGCGGTCCAGGATAAGGTTGAGATCCACGACCTTCACGCCACGATGCTGCACCTTCTAGGAGTCGATCACACCAAGCTGACGGCAAGGTTCGGCGGGCGGGACATGCGGCTCACCGACGTCCACGGCGAGGTCGTCCGCGGGATCGTCGCCTGA